Proteins encoded together in one Ammoniphilus sp. CFH 90114 window:
- a CDS encoding D-2-hydroxyacid dehydrogenase, with the protein MPISQPKILVYAPEGSEKYAAMIRKEGYTLVESASSVEEARRLLDGTEVLLCWKFPIDQVELPTSLRWIQSMGAGVNDWLAFANRLEGITLTRVVGQFGRPIAEYVFSYLLYLAKDIPRLSRSQQMNAWEPFLTDFLTNKTIGIAGIGSIGQDIIRKARAFDMNVHGLSFTGSSAHLVDRHYHATEWKAFLTELDYLVLTLPLTEQTKGVLNRELLLGMKPDACLVNVGRGPVIVEQDLVEVLKEGHLRAAVLDVFEQEPLPESHPFWNLPNVYVTPHISGPSMPQDVGRFFLENLRKYQDETTLDGIVDLSKGY; encoded by the coding sequence ATGCCAATATCTCAACCAAAAATTCTCGTTTACGCCCCTGAAGGTTCAGAAAAATATGCTGCAATGATTCGAAAAGAGGGATACACCTTGGTCGAATCTGCTTCCTCAGTTGAAGAAGCACGTCGTTTACTCGATGGAACCGAAGTACTACTTTGTTGGAAATTCCCTATCGATCAAGTAGAACTCCCTACATCTCTGCGATGGATTCAATCCATGGGCGCAGGAGTCAACGATTGGTTAGCTTTCGCAAATCGACTTGAAGGGATTACACTGACACGCGTCGTTGGACAATTTGGTAGACCGATTGCCGAGTATGTCTTTTCCTACCTCCTTTATTTAGCGAAGGATATTCCTAGGCTCAGCCGCTCCCAACAAATGAACGCCTGGGAACCGTTCCTTACAGACTTTTTGACCAATAAGACGATTGGGATCGCCGGAATTGGCTCGATCGGACAGGACATTATCCGAAAAGCTCGAGCTTTTGATATGAACGTACATGGTCTTAGCTTTACGGGCAGTTCGGCCCATCTTGTTGATCGTCATTATCATGCAACGGAATGGAAAGCTTTCTTAACAGAATTAGATTATTTAGTTCTCACCCTTCCATTGACGGAGCAAACCAAGGGAGTCCTAAACCGTGAGCTATTACTAGGAATGAAGCCGGATGCTTGTCTAGTAAACGTTGGTAGAGGACCCGTAATCGTAGAGCAAGATCTCGTGGAGGTGCTAAAAGAAGGGCATCTTCGCGCAGCTGTGCTTGACGTGTTCGAACAAGAGCCATTGCCGGAATCTCACCCATTCTGGAACCTACCAAATGTCTATGTCACCCCCCATATATCGGGGCCAAGCATGCCGCAGGACGTTGGTCGTTTCTTCTTAGAGAATCTACGAAAATATCAGGACGAGACAACTCTTGATGGAATCGTAGAT